One Desulfovermiculus halophilus DSM 18834 DNA window includes the following coding sequences:
- a CDS encoding class I SAM-dependent methyltransferase encodes MLTIRPEYLGLKPGQLVVDLGCGHGRHVQALAWEHPVRILGLDLDPDSAAASRKGLHELLPADDPRCSRCLLAAGDCLDIPLPDNSADHLICSEVLEHLCDYNRAVQEIRRVLKPGGTLAVSVPRFWPERVCWALSRDYQHEPGGHVRIFQASSLRLEIQRLGFRFRRSHHAHALHAPYWWLKCLHWSRREDWPPVRLYHRLLVWDMLDRPWLTRSLERVLNPVMGKSVVMYFTAYENR; translated from the coding sequence ATGCTGACAATTCGCCCTGAGTACTTAGGCCTCAAGCCCGGCCAGCTGGTGGTTGATCTCGGCTGCGGACACGGACGGCATGTGCAGGCCCTGGCCTGGGAACATCCGGTCCGCATTCTGGGGCTGGACCTGGACCCGGATTCCGCAGCCGCCAGCCGCAAGGGTTTGCACGAACTGCTTCCGGCGGACGATCCCCGCTGCTCCCGGTGCCTTCTGGCCGCCGGAGACTGCCTGGACATTCCTCTGCCGGACAACAGCGCCGACCATCTCATCTGCTCCGAGGTCCTGGAGCATCTCTGCGACTACAACCGGGCGGTGCAGGAAATCCGCCGGGTGCTCAAGCCCGGCGGCACTCTAGCGGTCAGCGTGCCCCGGTTCTGGCCGGAACGGGTCTGCTGGGCCTTAAGCCGGGATTACCAGCACGAGCCGGGCGGACATGTGCGCATCTTCCAGGCCTCCTCGCTGCGCCTGGAGATCCAGCGCCTGGGGTTTCGCTTCCGGCGCTCCCATCACGCCCATGCCCTGCACGCACCCTACTGGTGGCTCAAGTGCCTGCACTGGTCCAGGCGGGAGGACTGGCCGCCGGTAAGGCTCTACCACCGCCTGCTGGTCTGGGACATGCTGGACAGGCCCTGGTTGACCCGGAGCCTGGAACGAGTGCTCAATCCGGTCATGGGCAAGAGCGTGGTCATGTATTTTACAGCCTATGAGAATCGCTAA